The following are encoded in a window of Torulaspora globosa chromosome 4, complete sequence genomic DNA:
- the COG1 gene encoding Golgi transport complex subunit COG1 (ancestral locus Anc_3.535) encodes MAIELQLDLPAAAMTINGLGDCTETLKLFRECSLEQVRDYDLELASKIDKTKEKFREELRTHYKDVLKVTGEVDRLHRELKSGDALFMDLCFKDDLFKLTKLPEFQGTADVGTLGASSSTPFSEAPSQPVLAVSQWVLAVSDMISRFATSYSSSKLFDSVMQGFDGLKSVQDRLEGYREVIRNKCDAFLRFACSPEASFSISQRIQVYNLAVVESDRHLPWDPDLVSKLEQQTFDFILQNHLDDTLRSNDELISSFVAAEQFKQKLSSKLKADISTQLVRLDGILDARQEDLIPSDLPTLSTTGIQELVQDSQYYCMGLVTDRQVEWYKAIVYLIDLIEKLERYGGESLAKELREELIGNLQKGCAAARSDEKPASIRGLVSKIMDDFNRESFNRTIQSTIQSLTA; translated from the coding sequence ATGGCTATTGAGCTCCAATTGGACTTGCCAGCTGCGGCTATGACGATAAATGGGCTGGGAGATTGCACTGAGACTTTGAAGCTCTTCCGGGAGTGCAGTTTGGAGCAAGTTAGGGACTATGATCTAGAGCTAGCGTCAAAGATAGATAAGACGAAGGAGAAATTCAGAGAGGAGCTGAGAACCCACTACAAGGATGTTCTCAAGGTTACCGGGGAAGTCGACCGTTTACATAGGGAGCTGAAGTCTGGGGATGCACTGTTTATGGACTTGTGCTTTAAGgacgatcttttcaagctgaCCAAGCTGCCGGAGTTCCAGGGCACTGCTGATGTGGGCACTCTCGGAGCCAGCTCCTCTACCCCCTTTAGTGAGGCGCCGTCTCAGCCCGTTTTGGCTGTTTCCCAATGGGTGCTGGCCGTATCCGATATGATCTCGCGGTTTGCGACGTCCtactcttcttccaagctgTTCGATAGCGTAATGCAGGGGTTTGACGGTCTGAAATCTGTGCAGGACCGCTTGGAGGGCTATCGAGAGGTCATCCGCAACAAATGCGACGCATTTCTGCGGTTTGCATGCTCACCGGAGGCATCATTCAGCATATCGCAGCGCATACAAGTATACAACCTTGCAGTTGTGGAAAGCGATAGACATCTTCCCTGGGATCCAGACCTGGTTAGCAAGCTGGAACAACAGACATTCGATTTTATCCTCCAGAACCATCTCGACGACACGCTGCGTAGTAACGATGAGTTGATCTCCAGCTTTGTAGCTGCCGAGCAGTTTAAGCAGAAGTTGAGCAGTAAGTTGAAAGCAGATATCAGTACCCAATTAGTAAGGCTCGATGGAATCTTAGACGCCAGGCAAGAGGATCTGATACCATCCGACCTTCCGACCCTGTCTACAACAGGCATTCAGGAGCTGGTTCAGGATTCCCAGTACTACTGTATGGGCCTCGTTACAGACCGACAGGTTGAATGGTACAAGGCAATTGTTTATCTGATAGACTTGAtcgagaagctggagcGATATGGCGGCGAGTCGCTGGCAAAGGAACTGCGAGAGGAATTGATCGGGAATTTACAGAAAGGCTGCGCTGCCGCACGATCTGACGAGAAACCGGCATCAATCAGAGGCTTGGTCTCGAAGATTATGGACGACTTCAACCGTGAGAGCTTCAACCGGACGATCCAGTCTACAATACAGTCGTTGACCGCGTAA
- a CDS encoding uncharacterized protein (ancestral locus Anc_3.536) — MLKGRSGTAIEVFNSKLKGLLFRRRMTVSTDYQAAYQERVRRQLQSNQEHLDSLRHPGCQVTFDVDVAEPPAPDPDLKVFFFDIDNCLYKRSTRIHDLMQDSIHDYFKSQLSVDDEEASRLRSTYYREYGLAIRGLVMFHGINAMEYNMMVDDALPLQNILKPDLALREMLQRLRQSGKVDKLWLFTNAYKNHGIRCVRLLGVADLFDGITYCDYARHDLICKPDVRAFEKAKLQSGLGSFENSWFVDDSGNNISRGIEVGMKKCVHLVEEEVDHILGKTPAGSVVIRDITELPQVLPELFSKK; from the coding sequence ATGCTGAAAGGCAGATCCGGAACTGCTATTGAAGTATTTAATTCAAAGCTAAAAGGTTTGCTGTTTCGTCGAAGAATGACAGTCAGTACAGATTACCAGGCTGCCTACCAGGAGAGAGTTCGCAGACAACTGCAAAGTAACCAGGAGCATTTAGATTCACTAAGACATCCAGGCTGTCAGGTAACTTTTGATGTTGACGTTGCCGAGCCTCCAGCGCCAGATCCTGATTTGAAggtattcttcttcgatatcgatAATTGCCTGTACAAGAGATCTACACGTATCCACGACCTCATGCAGGATTCTATCCATGATTATTTCAAAAGCCAGCTAAGTGTggacgatgaagaagcgTCTAGATTGCGCAGCACTTATTACAGGGAGTACGGGTTGGCAATACGCGGTCTGGTGATGTTCCATGGCATAAATGCCATGGAATATAACATGATGGTCGATGATGCTCTGCCCTTGCAGAATATTCTGAAGCCAGATCTGGCCCTCAGGGAAATGCTGCAAAGGCTAAGACAAAGTGGCAAGGTCGATAAGCTGTGGCTTTTTACCAATGCTTATAAGAATCATGGAATCCGGTGTGTTAGGTTGTTAGGCGTTGCGGATTTGTTTGATGGGATCACGTATTGTGATTATGCAAGGCACGATTTGATCTGCAAGCCAGACGTTCGAGCTTTCGAAAAGGCTAAATTGCAGAGTGGGTTAGGGAGTTTTGAGAATTCTTGGTTCGTTGATGACAGTGGGAATAACATTAGTAGAGGTATTGAAGTCGGAATGAAAAAATGTGTGCATTTGGTGGAGGAAGAGGTGGACCACATTTTGGGAAAGACGCCGGCTGGGTCGGTGGTCATCAGAGACATCACAGAACTGCCACAGGTCCTCCCAGAACTATTTTCGAAAAAGTGA
- the KRE29 gene encoding Smc5-Smc6 complex subunit KRE29 (ancestral locus Anc_3.537) has product MALKDEPGCEKEDDIDDSQDSDTGRLLVRHELVESVTEFREEESDTDDDRETSQLFGKSSVIRSSLLDPKIEIEDLSVKKVENVVKIKQYDLGHHFDPRIATSLNKFSKLRKLAGDSPKASKTSTDSTYEGDIRTSFKRRGVSPHYSDLITNETISKRFIDWHFITENSQFQELSIESTLYNEKEELMRRYPTLESLLMSFGVSGDTLDSLATERYLLTSRREIDTLCQISPVDSMLEALAHYLGVSERFTKYFICFVLDRKIYESVSCDSLWCTKMFKEIPCDDFFQEYFSLVHPHDYFLHHRVIKLISNIQTPLIRRIFFEKSCLSSEEATEILVAEFNNLFDKRRLQDLLYFVLFIYGSEFIPFGDSPATRYFKNCVDDLFNASASDVELSLIGGILGVITKMPS; this is encoded by the coding sequence ATGGCTTTGAAGGACGAACCAGGATGtgagaaggaagatgatATTGACGATTCCCAGGACTCAGATACCGGCAGGTTACTCGTAAGACATGAATTGGTTGAAAGTGTCACTGAGTTCcgcgaagaagagagcgATACAGATGACGACCGTGAGACGAGCCAACTATTTGGTAAGAGTAGTGTTATTAGATCGAGTTTATTGGATCCCAAGATCGAAATAGAGGACTTATCAGTGAAAAAAGTCGAGAACGTCGTCAAGATTAAGCAGTACGACCTTGGGCACCATTTTGACCCTAGGATAGCAACTTCTTTGAATAAGTTCAGCAAATTGAGGAAGCTCGCTGGAGACTCACCCAAGGCATCTAAAACTTCGACCGATTCCACTTATGAGGGAGATATTCGAACAAGTTTCAAGAGAAGGGGTGTTTCGCCACATTATTCCGACCTAATTACAAATGAAACGATCTCGAAGAGGTTCATCGATTGGCATTTCATAACAGAAAACAGCCAgtttcaagaactatcGATCGAAAGTACTCTTTACAATGAGAAGGAAGAACTAATGAGGCGATATCCTACTTTGGAGAGTCTGCTCATGTCATTTGGAGTTTCTGGGGACACACTTGACTCTCTGGCAACCGAGAGATATCTCTTAACtagcagaagagaaattgATACTCTATGTCAGATTAGCCCCGTTGATTCCATGCTGGAAGCACTCGCCCACTACCTTGGAGTAAGCGAGCGATTCACAAAGTACTTCATCTGCTTTGTGCTTGATAGAAAGATTTATGAGTCTGTGTCTTGTGATTCCCTTTGGTGTACCAAAATGTTTAAAGAAATTCCCTGTGACgacttctttcaagaatacTTCTCATTGGTTCATCCTCATGACTACTTCCTGCATCATAGAGTCATCAAGCTAATTTCAAATATTCAGACACCGTTGATACGacgaatcttcttcgagaaaagCTGTTTGAGTAGCGAAGAAGCTACGGAAATCCTCGTAGCCGAGTTTAACAATTTGTTCGATAAGCGTCGCCTTCAAGATTTACTGTATTTTGTCCTTTTCATTTATGGTTCGGAGTTCATTCCGTTTGGTGATTCACCTGCGACACgatatttcaagaactgtgtcgatgatctcttcaacgCCAGTGCAAGCGACGTCGAACTGTCCTTGATTGGAGGAATCTTAGGTGTCATTACGAAAATGCCATCATAA
- the VRG4 gene encoding GDP-mannose transporter (ancestral locus Anc_3.538) — protein MSIVLPVVTRAAEALQSSEQMSELKIAANENGWARVANSGTISIMSYCGSSILMTVTNKFVVNLKDFNMNLVMLFVQSLVCTLTLVVLKFLGYAKFRPLNKTDAKNWMPISILLVLMIYTSSKALQFLAVPIYTIFKNLTIILIAYGEVLFFGGSITSMELSSFLLMVLSSVIATWGDQQALAKKAAQTAVLGESSLPFSIGYLWMFANCISSALFVLIMRKRIKLTNFKDFDTMFYNNVLGMPILLAASFIVEDWSQANLATNLSQDSVTAMVISGLASVGISYCSGWCVRVTSSTTYSMVGALNKLPIALSGLIFFDAPRNFLSFLSIFIGFLSGIVYAVAKQKKMQNQASQK, from the coding sequence ATGTCGATTGTACTCCCGGTGGTGACtcgagcagctgaagcatTGCAGAGCAGCGAGCAAATGTCGGAATTGAAGATTGCAGCCAATGAAAATGGTTGGGCCCGTGTTGCCAACTCTGGTACTATCTCTATTATGTCATACTGTGGGTCCTCGATCCTGATGACCGTGACCAACAAGTTTGTGGTCAATTTGAAGGACTTTAACATGAACTTGGTGATGTTGTTTGTGCAGTCGTTGGTTTGTACCCTGACGTTGGTCGTGTTGAAGTTTCTGGGCTATGCGAAATTCCGTCCGCTAAACAAGACCGATGCGAAGAACTGGATGCCAATCTCGATTTTACTGGTGTTGATGATCTACACGTCGTCGAAGGCGCTACAGTTTCTGGCCGTTCCAATCTACAcgattttcaagaacttgaccATCATCCTGATCGCTTACGGTGAAGTACTGTTCTTCGGTGGCTCCATCACTTCGATGGAACTGTCTTCGTTCCTCTTGATGGTTCTTTCGTCGGTCATCGCCACCTGGGGTGACCAGCAGGCGTTGGCAAAGAAGGCTGCGCAGACTGCCGTTTTGGGTGAATCCTCTCTGCCTTTCAGCATCGGCTACTTGTGGATGTTCGCCAACTGCATCTCCTCGGCGCTATTTGTGCTGATCATGAGAAAGAGAATCAAGTTGACCAACTTCAAAGATTTCGACACGATGTTTTACAACAACGTTCTGGGGATGCCAATTCTTTTGGCTGCCTCATTTATCGTGGAAGACTGGTCGCAAGCCAACCTCGCCACCAACCTCTCTCAGGACTCTGTGACCGCTATGGTTATTTCCGGTTTGGCTTCCGTCGGTATCTCTTACTGTTCAGGTTGGTGTGTTCGTGTCACGTCTTCCACGACTTATTCCATGGTCGGTGCTTTGAACAAGTTACCAATTGCGCTATCTggtttgatcttcttcgatgcTCCAAGAAACTTCCTGTCTTTCCTCTCCATTTTCATCGGTTTCCTGTCAGGCATCGTCTACGCTGTCGCtaagcagaagaagatgcaGAATCAAGCGTCCCAGAAATAG
- the GLN3 gene encoding nitrogen-responsive transcriptional regulator GLN3 (ancestral locus Anc_3.539) — protein MPMAGGSNLYDIFDQPSHGRLTNDQHAAGGDGEMNLGSGISLSAASAFDTMLEMLPDNTDFSFFGNTNGCDTPKNESRSNSRKGSMFRDTVNGSGQMPSQMQNEFDSVLDRISTKDIIVEGGANQMTQAIEIANQQNGEITQLWDFNVDDFMMTPEGSGSATISAPNSFISEGQLHSTGAPGVPLMSVSSNYQNGPLDPMSVGNNFSQFLSTGIPFPNQGAATLFNRSASSSPKYNGSQITLKKEESTNFHRPPLGGRRSSMQLSKSVHTEDGGIYISTANGASSVRKNSLGRQISSTSLSSYKRGSSSAVPEIQRKPSLSCFNCKTQKTPLWRRDSQGNTLCNACGLFQKLHGTMRPLSLKTDVIKKRNNRKRAKKQQEQAEKANGSSDSKSSQNTSDKKAVSGTTSNAPTPPKNPRSRKKSSQPSNMNTLTNDSTLSLAESQNSMSANDGKYDLGMSYNAPIGTYSPNNLESLNPNNLITHNKKIANMNSSTSRKPRRDSTSSNNSCSSKSSSRSVVPILPKPSTNTGNPSSFSMGFSTSTSAGNSAASSPRVVGPSLNPSSPMTPSQNAFSTSTSRQGISIPRQKLSRNHSSSSSSFMAASLQQLQQQNQQNQQNYQPQQLQTSNDSIAQSNNWNLASAGASPAVARSPKTGFDLFNSPSNSPGVPSGKKSQTSLLSQQLQNSSSSQANHKPESTTNEITTNGQHQHQNSMTNSPQPLSLRRSSVAASPRNSYADSVMQHRGLYDSNLTLRRQSSLGLRRNAHSRDQVLSPNAELIGVGSTHTSTVSTPTTSATVTSVTATTGNDRSSSALNSAISDELDWLKFGM, from the coding sequence ATGCCGATGGCCGGTGGTTCCAACTTGTATGATATTTTCGATCAGCCATCTCATGGTCGTCTGACGAATGATCAGCATGCTGCCGGGGGCGATGGCGAAATGAATCTAGGTAGTGGAATTTCGCTCAGCgctgcttcagctttcgACACAATGCTTGAGATGCTTCCCGATAATACAGATTTCTCGTTCTTCGGCAACACGAATGGGTGCGATACGCCTAAAAATGAGTCTCGTTCAAACTCTCGCAAGGGTTCCATGTTCCGCGATACCGTGAACGGTTCAGGACAGATGCCTTCGCAAATGCAGAATGAGTTTGACAGCGTTTTGGATCGAATAAGCACAAAGGATATTATTGTTGAAGGTGGTGCAAACCAGATGACGCAAGCTATTGAAATAGCAAACCAGCAGAACGGTGAAATTACGCAGCTGTGGGATTTCAACGTGGACGACTTTATGATGACACCGGAGGGCTCTGGATCGGCTACCATAAGTGCCCCAAATAGCTTTATCTCTGAGGGTCAACTACACTCTACTGGCGCTCCGGGAGTGCCGTTGATGTCAGTTTCGAGCAACTACCAGAATGGCCCCTTAGATCCTATGAGTGTGGGAAATAACTTCAGTCAATTCTTATCTACAGGCATCCCATTCCCAAACCAAGGAGCTGCAACACTGTTTAATCGTTCAGCATCATCGTCTCCAAAATATAATGGTTCCCAAATAactctgaagaaagaagaatcaaCAAACTTTCACAGACCTCCGTTGGGCGgcagaagatcttcgatGCAGTTGAGCAAATCGGTTCACACGGAGGACGGTGGCATTTATATCAGTACAGCGAATGGTGCGAGCTCAGTGAGGAAGAACTCTCTAGGAAGGCAGATCTCTTCCACGTCACTTTCATCTTACAAGCGTGGAAGTTCATCGGCAGTACCAGAAATCCAGAGGAAGCCATCACTCTCGTGCTTCAACTGTAAGACTCAGAAAACACCCCTTTGGAGACGCGACTCACAAGGAAACACTCTATGTAACGCCTGTGGtttgtttcaaaagctACATGGAACCATGAGACCGCTTTCGCTCAAAACGGACgtcatcaagaagaggaatAATAGAAAGAGGGCCAAAAAACAACAAGAACAGGCAGAGAAAGCAAACGGGTCAAGTGACAGCAAGAGCAGTCAAAATACAAGTGACAAGAAAGCCGTTAGTGGTACAACGAGTAATGCACCTACGCCGCCGAAAAATCCAAGGTCACGTAAAAAGTCATCTCAGCCCTCGAATATGAATACTTTGACAAACGACAGCACGCTATCTCTAGCTGAGTCACAAAATTCAATGAGCGCCAATGACGGGAAGTATGACTTGGGGATGTCTTACAATGCACCAATTGGCACATACTCGCCAAACAATTTAGAGAGTCTCAATCCAAACAATCTAATCACACACAACAAAAAAATAGCAAATATGAATTCATCAACTTCCCGaaaaccaagaagagatagCACATCATCCAATAATTCATGTTCGAGTAAATcgtcttcaagatctgtCGTGCCGATCTTACCAAAGCCGTCCACGAACACGGGTAATCCTTCCTCTTTTAGCATGGGTTTCAGCACATCAACAAGCGCGGGAAATAGTGCTGCCTCATCTCCAAGGGTTGTTGGACCATCGTTGAATCCGTCGAGTCCAATGACTCCTTCACAGAATGCCTTTTCAACCTCTACAAGCAGGCAAGGTATCAGTATACCGAGACAAAAGTTATCACGCAATCActcgtcgtcttcttcatcatttaTGGCAGCCTCTCTTCAGCaacttcagcagcagaaccaACAGAATCAGCAAAATTATCAACCGCAGCAGCTGCAAACTTCCAACGATTCTATTGCACAGTCAAACAACTGGAACTTAGCCTCGGCCGGAGCTTCTCCAGCCGTTGCACGTTCGCCTAAGACCGGTTTCGATTTGTTCAATAGCCCAAGTAATTCTCCTGGTGTCCCTTCCGGTAAGAAGTCACAAACGTCGTTGCTATCTCAGCAATTACAAAATTCGAGCAGCTCTCAGGCGAATCACAAGCCCGAATCTACTACCAATGAGATTACAACCAATGGCCAGCATCAGCATCAGAACTCTATGACCAATTCTCCCCAACCGCTCTCATTGAGGAGATCGTCGGTTGCTGCCTCTCCACGTAATAGTTATGCTGATTCAGTCATGCAGCATCGTGGTCTCTACGACAGCAATCTCACACTCAGAAGACAGTCCTCACTTGGACTCAGAAGAAATGCCCACTCCAGAGATCAGGTATTGTCGCCCAACGCAGAGCTTATTGGTGTTGGAAGCACTCATACCAGCACCGTTAGCACGCCCACCACCTCGGCCACTGTCACATCAGTGACTGCCACCACTGGAAATGATAGAAGTTCTTCGGCTTTAAACAGTGCCATATCTGATGAACTGGACTGGCTGAAATTCGGAATGTGA
- the YEN1 gene encoding crossover junction endodeoxyribonuclease (ancestral locus Anc_3.540), with protein sequence MGVPQIWELLQPYIKDKRVPFRKLAADFKEENGRPIRIAIDGYTWLFECGFITSPDSQERYHGDGKINKAIVNFLHRLKEFLSLDVSFIMVFDGNMKPWFKKNFREDATSISKELDEDFLVEWKRHERSHRERNYCLGHQPSDDLPEFMVVIKRTLDMMNISYIEACGEGEAQCAWLQKHGYVDYVLSNDSDTLIFGCDRMLRNYSKSTNDFGVTAAGSHRPNVSRDAKEPFVTIVELDAIRQSAVERYEWWSLLFFSVLLGADYNQGVKGLGKAKAAKLAQLEDPDFSMEFRSIFEPLDCSPSTRTSRYSRFQKEVLDYCSQNSVKLFGRNYKALLGGEKMEGWPSETAAMCYFHPYLIPNLDLGVFEDKFVNMSENASYKRIDLQKLRAFLEEINPVGVTHFEKWFWGLMQESFIHRYVLGLRGDTTDRAEISEEKTFFTQEAKFSYSCWKLRYNNFLHSFNDLHSRNVGQPLLRSPSPAKPTGAASKFQHSTWIPKQLLPEAHSLVKRYKEGARVRRKTSPRKTPRYSPQKNTLDEFLSNHSSPVKDIGSITSVSIPVLQPLKRRLFVETDHEEEADSDREANDSSLIILGESRLGDIDGAHNFSLDDELTQVPEDESPLKKQRLEESNSPRKT encoded by the coding sequence ATGGGCGTTCCGCAGATTTGGGAACTATTGCAACCTTATATTAAGGACAAGAGGGTACCATTCCGAAAGCTTGCTGCTGATTTTAAGGAAGAAAACGGAAGGCCAATTCGAATCGCTATAGATGGCTACACCTGGTTATTTGAATGTGGATTTATCACGTCCCCAGATTCACAAGAGAGGTACCATGGTGACGGTAAAATAAACAAAGCCATTGTTAATTTCCTTCATCGGTTGAAGGAGTTTTTATCCTTAGATGTCAGTTTTATTATGGTATTTGATGGGAATATGAAGCCCtggttcaagaagaactttaGAGAAGATGCCACGTCCATCTCAAAGGAACTGGATGAAGACTTTCTAGTCGAGTGGAAAAGACATGAGCGCTCACATAGAGAGCGGAACTACTGTTTGGGTCATCAACCATCAGACGATTTGCCCGAATTCATGGTGGTTATCAAAAGAACCTTGGATATGATGAACATTTCATACATAGAAGCCTGCGGAGAAGGCGAAGCCCAATGTGCCTGGCTACAAAAGCATGGGTATGTGGATTATGTTCTCAGTAATGATTCAGACACCTTGATATTTGGATGCGACAGAATGCTTCGGAACTACTCTAAGTCAACGAATGACTTTGGGGTCACTGCAGCTGGAAGCCACCGTCCGAATGTATCGCGAGACGCCAAAGAACCGTTTGTGACAATTGTGGAGCTCGATGCTATACGCCAATCTGCAGTGGAGAGATACGAATGGTGGTCGCTGTTATTCTTCAGTGTTCTCCTGGGAGCCGACTATAATCAAGGTGTCAAAGGCCTGGGTAAAGCCAAAGCAGCCAAATTAGCTCAGTTGGAAGATCCCGACTTTTCCATGGAATTTCGCAGTATTTTTGAACCCTTGGACTGCAGTCCTTCCACAAGAACTAGCAGATACTCTCGTTTCCAGAAAGAAGTGCTCGACTACTGTAGCCAAAACTCAGTTAAATTATTTGGACGCAACTATAAGGCATTACTAGGAGGAGAGAAAATGGAAGGATGGCCCTCCGAGACTGCCGCTATGTGCTATTTCCATCCCTACCTGATACCAAATCTGGACCTTGGCGTTTTCGAAGATAAGTTCGTGAACATGAGCGAAAACGCTTCATACAAGCGCATTGATCTGCAAAAATTGCGAGCTTTTTTGGAGGAAATCAACCCAGTTGGAGTGACCCACTTCGAGAAGTGGTTCTGGGGTTTGATGCAAGAATCCTTCATACACAGATATGTTCTCGGGCTGCGTGGCGACACGACAGATCGAGCAGAGATCAGCGAAGAGAAAACATTCTTTACTCAAGAGGCGAAATTTAGCTATTCGTGCTGGAAATTACGATATAATAATTTCCTGCACTCCTTTAACGATCTGCACAGCAGAAATGTTGGACAGCCTCTACTTAGATCTCCGAGTCCAGCGAAACCTACCGGCGCAGCATCAAAATTTCAACACAGCACCTGGATACCGAAGCAGCTACTACCTGAGGCGCATAGCTTGGTTAAGCGTTACAAGGAAGGTGCCAGAGTCAGACGCAAAACCTCACCCAGAAAAACTCCAAGATATAGTCCACAAAAGAACACCCTGGATGAGTTTCTTTCGAATCACTCATCGCCTGTCAAAGATATCGGTTCTATTACGTCCGTCAGCATCCCAGTACTTCAGCCTCTCAAGAGACGTCTTTTTGTTGAAACCGACCacgaggaggaagcagaCTCTGACCGTGAGGCAAACGACAGCTCCCTCATCATCCTAGGCGAGTCCCGGCTTGGTGATATTGATGGAGCCCACAATTTCAGTTTAGACGATGAGCTCACGCAGGTTCCGGAAGATGAATCGCCGCTAAAGAAACAGCGTCTAGAGGAAAGCAACAGCCCCAGGAAAACATGA
- the MXR1 gene encoding peptide-methionine-S-sulfoxide reductase (ancestral locus Anc_3.541) — translation MVSTVSKSLKFDAKTDKLLTVAAGCFWGTEHIYRKHFGDKIIDYKVGYANGNESKKDATDSISYERVTKGDTDFAEVLQISYNPQVVSLKSLVDFFFRIHDPTTINSQGPDVGTQYRSALFAHTPDDLKELQSLKEKWQPKWNNKIKTQLEMISNFYDAEEYHQLYLDRNPYGYACPTHYVRDI, via the coding sequence ATGGTTTCTACTGTCTCAAAGAGTTTGAAGTTCGATGCCAAAACCGATAAGCTGCTCACCGTCGCAGCTGGATGCTTTTGGGGTACAGAACATATCTACAGGAAGCATTTTGGtgacaagatcatcgaCTACAAGGTAGGATACGCCAACGGTAACGAGTCCAAGAAGGATGCCACGGATTCCATTTCGTATGAGCGTGTCACGAAGGGCGACACCGATTTCGCCGAGGTTTTACAGATATCGTACAATCCGCAGGTTGTGTCACTGAAGAGTCTCGtggacttcttcttcagaattCACGACCCGACCACCATAAACTCGCAAGGACCTGACGTTGGAACCCAGTACCGTAGTGCGTTGTTTGCGCATACTCCAGACGATCTGAAGGAGCTGCAGAGCCTGAAGGAAAAGTGGCAACCAAAGTGGAACAATAAGATCAAGACCCAGCTGGAGATGATCAGTAACTTTTACGACGCTGAGGAATATCACCAATTGTATCTAGATAGGAATCCATATGGTTATGCTTGCCCAACGCACTATGTCAGAGACATCTAA
- the MTC3 gene encoding Mtc3p (ancestral locus Anc_3.542), whose amino-acid sequence MLARLAAPRQVRLLSGIGYIPPKLDELSKRWPEMSGPLKEEIVEYLTWRMEDSWKTMPREEIKAAYFISYGPWGPRSPSGQGQLSPAFLVWKGLFNAILFLALGVSIVNLKRDKELEEKLKRLEEQSDSSGLS is encoded by the coding sequence ATGCTGGCAAGACTTGCTGCTCCCCGACAGGTTAGGCTATTGAGTGGGATAGGTTACATACCACCTAAACTGGACGAGCTGTCCAAGAGATGGCCTGAAATGAGTGGTCCGTTGAAGGAGGAAATAGTAGAGTATCTGACATGGAGAATGGAGGATAGCTGGAAGACGATGCCGAGAGAGGAGATCAAGGCCGCCTACTTCATTTCGTATGGCCCTTGGGGACCGAGGTCGCCCTCGGGACAGGGCCAACTCTCGCCAGCCTTCCTGGTCTGGAAGGGTTTGTTCAACGCTATCCTCTTCCTGGCTCTAGGTGTCTCGATAGTGAACCTGAAGAGAGACAAGgagttggaagagaagctcaaaCGGTTGGAAGAACAGTCTGATTCCTCGGGGCTTTCTTGA
- the OST5 gene encoding dolichyl-diphosphooligosaccharide--protein glycotransferase subunit (ancestral locus Anc_3.543), with protein sequence MEYAQLLKEFKSGEPYELPHLALESQPRLAVMSSVLSLGFISLALVLAYSKTRFPVKLLLYALVSFLGSLFAGSAAVFLADSFGVYV encoded by the exons ATGGAATACGCACAACTGCTC AAAGAGTTTAAAAGTGGTGAACCATATGAGTTGCCCCATTTGGCGTTGGAGTCGCAACCGAGACTAGCTGTGATGTCGTCGGTGTTGTCGTTGGGTTTCATATCGTTAGCTTTGGTCCTCGCCTACTCGAAGACGAGGTTTCCCGTTAAGCTTCTCCTGTATGCGCTGGTCAGCTTCCTTGGAAGTTTATTCGCTGGAAGTGCTGCAGTATTCCTAGCTGACTCATTTGGGGTCTACGTGTAG